The sequence ttttttttaaagtgtttatttcctttgtatttttcttaacttaaaaaaaaaagccaacatattttgactttttttttcagaCTGGAAATTGTTCAAGCATGTGCCATTATTATTGCCTATTAGTCTCTTATTTTACTTTCATTGTGGAGATTCTAAGGTCGGCATGCCTGCTGCCTCTGTCTTTGAGTCTGGAATGTTACAATCTTAAGGGGAATGAATGGTATTTATACTCCTTGTTAACTGATCTAATGGAATAACCGCATAAACGAGCATGCAAAAATAGGGCCTGTGGTTTAACAAGAGGCACTAGGGGTCGGCCATTTGGTTTCTATTTGTGGTCGCATTATGCTTTCACTACTGACAAACATTGCATATTAAAAGAGGATATTTTATATTCAGCAAATGTTGGCAGGGATCTATGCTTTGATCAATAGAGAGTGACTTGCAAGTGGCTGATGCAGCAGAATTGGTATACATTTATAGAAACCGTAGCATTATATTCaatatattgatttttatattaACCACTCACCTGAAACTTCTACAAATCCATCTTTGGTTTTGACAGTTATCTCCTCCGGCTTGAAAgtttgcacattaacacacactttcCATGGCTGGCTGGTAGGGGCCACAGAATTGCGAGGCTCTGGGTGACCCGTGTATCTGGCACTGTAAACAGGGGGTGGTATGTTAGAGGTCcgcacagagccttgtctcatagTGCTAGGCCAAGGTTCTGGAATCCTGCGTTTTGCCCATTCTGGCCAGTCCATGGTTAAATCATCGGGAAATGGAGAAATGCCAAAGTCATCATCTAAGAAGGGATCTCGGAAAGGATCACGGGTTCTAGTTCTGGTGACAGGGAACTGACAAGTGAAGGGAAATTGACCATCAGCCATTTTATGTCTTCAGAGTCAACAAATCTGGAAAGTGCCAACCAAAAAAAGGTATTAATTGTAAAAATCTGatcaaaaagaaagatttacaggAGAAGGATCTTCGGTGCAGAACAGATATTTGCAGAGTCTTAAGGATGGGCCAAAATGAATTAAAAGTTGGCTAAAATCCTCAGTGAAATATGCCGAATCACTGAGCAGAAGAACAGTGTCTTGATCCTCTGACTGCAAGCTGCAAATACTGGGCAGAGCCTATAATAAACATTGGAACTTGCAGCCGAGAAAGTTCTCTAAACTTCTGTGCTGCCTCGAATTGCTCCTATTTATATCCTCCTGTTCATACTCGCAGGCTGTGACCTGTCAGCTGGGTATTTGGAGCCTATGAAACACCCTCCAAAAATCTGCTTTGGTAATAGCTGATGATTCCCAGAACAGACTACACTTGTTACTCAGGGCATCCAATTTTAGACAGCCTTTAAAATTTTAGACAGCCTTTAAATGATTAATTTTCCTTCCTGttttccctcccccttttttttattatcatccTCCTTCACCTGCATCAGCCTTTCTTGTTGTAGCAAAGAGCAGGAGAGTGTCTGAACAGACCAGAAATACATTACTTCTACATTTAGATCACATTCACTAATGTGTTTAGGTTTTTGTTATTGAAATCATGTCTAGGTGCCTTCAGATCCCCTTCAATGGTTTAAAATGTATGTGATATCTGTGATTGACTGTGCTGGCAAttgaatacgtgtgtgtgtgtgtgtgaatgcttgTTTATTTATGTAATCTGCGTGTGAATGTTACAACATGACAATAGgtttcgtattttgcataatctctctttactagctccacagcatgaaagaaacacataaaaaaagaaggaattaCAAGAGagtaggacagggataggcaaccttcggcactacagatattgtggactacaggTCAGAGTATCACTCTTCTCCATTACTTTGTTTCTATTGCCTCTTTGGGTTGTTGTGGAATTGTATtttgatatgatttactgtttgtTATGCTTTGCTTCTATATTATgtgcatctgttttttttttttaaatctatataacATTTTAC comes from Pelobates fuscus isolate aPelFus1 chromosome 5, aPelFus1.pri, whole genome shotgun sequence and encodes:
- the HSPB8 gene encoding heat shock protein beta-8, giving the protein MADGQFPFTCQFPVTRTRTRDPFRDPFLDDDFGISPFPDDLTMDWPEWAKRRIPEPWPSTMRQGSVRTSNIPPPVYSARYTGHPEPRNSVAPTSQPWKVCVNVQTFKPEEITVKTKDGFVEVSGNHEEQQKEGGIVSKNFTKKIQLPSEVDPVTVFASLSPEGLLIIEAPLVPPYNHYGDDSYTYELPLDQPEEISS